The DNA region GGGAATGGCCAGGTAGCGCACCAGCACCAGCAGCAGAATCGCCGCCAGCGCCAGGGACGGGCTCGGGACAAATCGCCGCCAGGCGCCCCGCTCGCGCGGGCGCTTCACGGCCACCTTCTCCCCCCGGATTTCCCGCGCCGCCTGGCGGATGATGGCCGCCGTGATGGTCCGCTGCTCTTTCGTGTAGCCGATGAGCAGCGCCCGGTCGCACAGCGCGTTGATCACCCGCGGCGTGCCCCGTGAAAACTTGTACACCAGGTTCACCGCGCCCTTGGTGAAGTTCACGCCCTTGCGCCCCCCCGCCACATGGATGCGGTAGGCGATGTACTGGAGCGTCTCCGTCTGGTTCAGCGCCGTCAGGTGGTACCGCGCCGTGATCCGCTGGTTCAACTGCCGCAGTTCATGCAGCGCCAGCTTCTCCCCCAGTTCCGGCTGGCCGATCAGCACAATCTGGAGCAGCTTGCTCGTCTCCGTCTCCAGGTTCGACAGCAACCGTATCTGCTCCAGCACCTTCGCGTCCAGATTCTGCGCCTCGTCTATCACCAGCACGCAGCTCTTGCCCCGCGCCCCCGCGTTCAGCAGGTGGATGTTCAGCTCCTCCGTCAGCCCCAGCAGGTTCTCCGCGGTCGTGTTGATCCCAAACTCCGTGTTAATCTTCCGGAGCAGCTCCACCGGGTTCAGGAACGGGTTGAAGATGAAGGCGATTTCCGTGTCCGAGTCCATCTGGTTCAGCAGGTTCCGGCAGATGGTCGTCTTCCCCGTCCCAATCTCCCCGGTCACCATCACAAAACCGCTCCGGTTCTTGATGCCGAAGAGCATGTGCGCGAAAGCCTCTTTGTGCTTGTCGCTCAGGTAAAGGTACTTTGGGTCCGGCGTGAGATTGAACGGCTTCTCGCGCAACCCATAAAATGCTTCGTACATGGTCGCCTCTGGGTTCGGCCCGGATAAAATGTTGACAGTATAGGGTATCATGTAACGGGCCAAGAATCAATGGTTTGCGTTCCCGGCGCCGTCGGAGTGAAACGCGGCGCGGGCCGCCTTGGATGAGTCTGTGAATACGACAACACACAAACCCGTGGGGACTGGCTCACAGTGCGCCAAGTCCCCCGCCCCCGCAACGACGTCAGCGGATGCTTCCCCTAATTCCCCTTTGAAGGGGGCGCCGCGGAGCGGCGGGGGATGTCTCCCTCTTCCCCCTTTGAAGGGGGTGCCGCGGAGCGGCGGGGGATGTCTCCCTCTTCCCCCTTTGAAGGGGGCGCCGCGGAGCGGCGGGGGATGTCTCCCTCTTCCCCCTTTGAAGGGGGTGCCGCGGAGCGGCGGGGGATGTCTCCCTCTTCCCCCTTTGAAGGGGGCGCCGCGGAGCGGCGGGGGATGTCTCCCTCTTCCCCCTTTNNNNNNNNNNNNNNNNNNNNNNNNNNNNNNNNNNNNNNNNNNNNNNNNNNNNNNNNNNNNNNNNNNNNNNNNNNNNNNNNNNNNNNNNNNNNNNNNNNNNGATGTCTCCCTCTTCCCCCTTTGAANNNNNNNNNNNNNNNNNNNNNNNNNNNNNNNNNNNNNNNNNNNNNNNNNNNNNNNNNNNNNNNNNNNNNNNNNNNNNNNNNNNNNNNNNNNNNNNNNNNNGGGGGTGCCGCGGAGCGGCGGGGGATGTCTTTCTCTTCCCCCTTTGAAGGGGGTGCCGCGGAGCGGCGGGGGATGTCTTTCTCTTCCCCCTTTGAAGGGGGTGGCCCTTCAGGGCCGGGGGATGTCCTTCCTCCCCGCCCCCCGGAAAGCGCCCCCGCCATGCGCATAGTCTTTTTCGCCAACGAGACGGTCCAATACGCGGGCGTGCGCCACCGCGCCCTGTGGTA from Candidatus Hydrogenedentota bacterium includes:
- a CDS encoding AAA family ATPase, with amino-acid sequence MYEAFYGLREKPFNLTPDPKYLYLSDKHKEAFAHMLFGIKNRSGFVMVTGEIGTGKTTICRNLLNQMDSDTEIAFIFNPFLNPVELLRKINTEFGINTTAENLLGLTEELNIHLLNAGARGKSCVLVIDEAQNLDAKVLEQIRLLSNLETETSKLLQIVLIGQPELGEKLALHELRQLNQRITARYHLTALNQTETLQYIAYRIHVAGGRKGVNFTKGAVNLVYKFSRGTPRVINALCDRALLIGYTKEQRTITAAIIRQAAREIRGEKVAVKRPRERGAWRRFVPSPSLALAAILLLVLVRYLAIPIEQATRELGMFNKLISNEEPGAPGPPSPAPAQAQTPPVSAAAQREAPPAPDESLLARRVIDRLATVSRETRGTEDASFALDALAAADAGQARDAGLKLLMGKWGAPDGAAGPLTDNLEDLAGAAAAAGLAWEQLRPVTEQLLAINLPALVRLKLKDELRWFALVSAQDDKLTLALGPAETVSLPTLAFRDIYANEAL